Within Plectropomus leopardus isolate mb chromosome 23, YSFRI_Pleo_2.0, whole genome shotgun sequence, the genomic segment ccagagctcattCTCTAGCACCACACATTTATACCATCAAACACTGTGTAGTCCAGTGGAATTTCAGGAAGTATGAAGCTATGATATATTACATACCGCAAGCCTAGTGACTAGACTATAAATGGATATCAGTTATGATACAAAGTCAGCGATTTAAAGTATGCTGAATATTGTTGAAACTGTCTTCCATTCCCAGGGATCCAGGGCTTCTGTAAGGACCTGCTGGAGGTGGCTGACATTCTGGAGAAGGCCACAGAGAGCGTGCCCAAGGAGGAGGTCACGAGCCAGAACCCTCACCTGAAGAACCTGTATGACGGCCTGGTAATGACTGAGGTCCAGATCCAAAAGGTCTTCACCAAGCATGGCCTGGTCAAGCTTAATCCAGATGGACAGAAATTTGACCCCTACGAGCATGAGGCCCTCTTCCATGCGCCTGTGGGGGGCAAAGAGCCTGGAACTGTTGCCATAGTAACCAAAGTAGGCTACAAGCTTCACGGTCGTACCCTCAGGCCAGCGTTGGTGGGTGTGGCCAAAGCCCACTAGAAGTGATGCTATAACACACAAAGTGGAATTTGTATTGTTGCCCTAAGTGATGGAGGAGCTCAGGAACAGCAGACTGGTCAAAGAGAGTCAGAGAGACGAGAATCCAACTGAACTGAACTTTGTATTTGGACCACCACTTTTTAACAGATACATTTTCACTTATACTCTGTCTGGCACAGGACAGTCTTTACTGTAGAATTACAGCCTGCCATCAATCCAATCCAGTCCATCATTGtcagaaattgttaaaaacaaaacttgaccAAATCCGAGGCTTTCAAGTCTTCCCCCACGACCATAA encodes:
- the grpel1 gene encoding grpE protein homolog 1, mitochondrial isoform X2, which codes for MASWCVRAVKQTYSLTASPALRRFPRLLCTATQQKNGQGPEEEAEKPEQSAAEKHLMEEKSQLEVQLKDMTEKYKRALADTENLRTRSQKMIEDAKLYGIQGFCKDLLEVADILEKATESVPKEEVTSQNPHLKNLYDGLVMTEVQIQKVFTKHGLVKLNPDGQKFDPYEHEALFHAPVGGKEPGTVAIVTKVGYKLHGRTLRPALVGVAKAH
- the grpel1 gene encoding grpE protein homolog 1, mitochondrial isoform X1, coding for MASWCVRAVKQTYSLTASPALRRRFPRLLCTATQQKNGQGPEEEAEKPEQSAAEKHLMEEKSQLEVQLKDMTEKYKRALADTENLRTRSQKMIEDAKLYGIQGFCKDLLEVADILEKATESVPKEEVTSQNPHLKNLYDGLVMTEVQIQKVFTKHGLVKLNPDGQKFDPYEHEALFHAPVGGKEPGTVAIVTKVGYKLHGRTLRPALVGVAKAH